Within Wyeomyia smithii strain HCP4-BCI-WySm-NY-G18 chromosome 2, ASM2978416v1, whole genome shotgun sequence, the genomic segment cttcctggaacatctaaaaccccagttgttccttttgcacatctgCTGTCTTCGGATGAAACGGACTCTGACGATCGACCAGCAGAAACGCcctacgccaatcctggagaatctagaaagaggtaaaatatttcctctcctaagcttcccaggaaaggccctaaggtttcttaagatggaatgaataatacgaacaaatctggtcaatttttctgacattgttaactggatttttgaaactttcaatatacccgatccaattaaaatttttctcacagcatttctcccaacagttagaacatttttgaagcagttgactgcccaatggcccctccttgcagcgattgtatccttcgatgcctaattcaactgcgtatatgaaggattctatctctgtcttacagtggaattgtagaagtattttaccaaaaaaggattcatttaaagttttgataaataaaaacaaatgcgattgtctttgtgaaacttggcttacttcaaatattgatctcaacttccatgattttaatattattcgccttgatcgagacaccccgtatggaggagtacttttagggattaaaaagtgctattctttctatcgtattaacctcccctcgattccaggcatcgaagttgtcgcatgtcaaatgacaatacaaggtaaagagctttgtattgcctcaatatatattcctcccagagcacaggttgggcaacggttgctctttgatttaatagaacttcttccctcgccacgtttgattttgggagacttcaactctcatggcgtggcttggggttccccttacaatgataaccgctcctctttaatctataacctttgcgatgacttcgacatgactattttaaacaacggtgaaatgacacgtatcccaaaacctccagcgcgcccaagcgctttggatctatccttatgttcgacgtcgctacggttggattgcacatggaaggttatcctcgatcctcacggtagcgaccatttgcctattcttatttcaattaataacgggtcaactcgcatgcgaccagttgacattccgtatgacctcacacggaatgtcgattggaaattatacgagaaaatgatttcaaaagcggtcgagtcgattcaacatcatccaccacttgaagaatacaacctcctcgcgggcttgattctcgacgccgcgttgcaagcccaaacgaagaaatatcccggcgtaacgatcaaagaacggcctcccactccgtggtgggaccaagagtgctccgatgtctacacgcaaagatccgaggcgtttttggccttccagaagggaggtatacctggcgactatatacggtattcggagcttgataccaagcttaaaagcttggctaaagcaaagaaacgcggatattggcgtcggttcgtgaacgagacgtcgagggagacatcgatgagcactctttggaacacagcccgaagaatgcggaatcgcgtaacggtcaacgaaagcgaggagtcttcaagtaggtggatatttgattttgccaggaaagtatgtccggactctgttcctgagcaaaacattgttcgcgatgcgtctccgggccacgacgcgatagaatcaccttttacgatggcagaattttcggttgccctcctgtcctgtaacaataacgcgcctgggttagatagaatcaaattcaacttgttgaagaatctacccggcaatgccaagaggcgcttgttgaacttgttcaataagttcctgtagcaaaacattgtaccgcaggattggagtcaggtgaaggtgatcgccatccaaaaaccgggaaaaccagcttctgaccacaactcttataggccgattgcaatgctatcctgtatccggaaattgatggaaaaaatgatactccgtcgtttagaccattgggtcgaatcaaatggtctactatcagatactcaatttggcttccgccgtgccaaagggacgaatgattgtcttgcgttgctttcaacagatattaagctggcgtatgctcgcaaagaacaaatggcgtctgcgttcttggacattaagggggcttttgattccgtttctgttGTAGTACGCAGTATACACCTGCCCCTCTTTTGCTTTAGCTTTCACACCTTTAATATAATTATTCTGTACAGGATAGCCAACGCTAACAGGAAGTGCTAGACACGCGATCATTCGCGTTCATACGTTCAGGTAGTTAAGACCTATTTTGAATAAAGAATTTGTTAACCCGAACAACACGTGTAATTACATAAAATTATAACATGGTGTCAGAAGCAATCGTGTGCTTCTAGTTTATTTCCGGCGTCATCGAGTGAAATCGCGGAAAGTTATTATCGCGTGAAGAGATAACGTCGCGGTGAATCGTGTCGAAACGTGTCGAATCAAGTTCATTGGTAAAACGGATTTCCTCATTGAAAATGGATCCTAACCAATTTAAGATGTTCTTGGAGCATCAGTCCAATATATTTACCCAGTTGATGCAGAGCATGGCCGCACTGAATCAGCAACAGCGACCGCAACCACAACAGCAAGTGAAATCGACTACTGTTCCGGTTCCTCAGCCGTCGCCATTATCGTTGGAAGGAGACATGACAGCAAACTTTGACTTCTTTGAGAGAAATTGGCGAAACTATGTAAGTGCTATGGAAATGGACAAATGGCCTCCAGCGGATAATCCAAGAAAAGTGAGTGTGTTGCTTTCGGTCATTGGCGAGGAAGCCAGAAAACGGTTTTTCAATTTCGAACTAACCCCAGCGCAGCAGATTGACCCAGAAGCTGCGTTAGTAGCTATTAAAGCAAAAGTCGTCACAAAAAGAAACATAATTGTTGACCGACTTGACTTTTTCTCAGCTGTTCATTCACCTAACGAAACAGTTGATGATTTCACAACCCGACTAAAAACCCTAGCCAAGGTTGCTAAGCTAGGAGAACTGGAAACGGAATTCATCGCGTTCAAGGTAGTAACAGCAAACAAGTGGCCACATCTTCGTACTAAAATGTTACCTATGGCAGATATAACTCTGGATAAGGCTGTTGATTTATGTCGTGCAGAAGAAATAGCGTCGCAGCGGTCTTATGAGCTGGGAGCTTCATCTTTGCAAACAGAGGTAAACAAGGTCCTCAAATCGAATAAAAGAGCAGCTAGGTGCAAATTTTGTGGAGACTACCATGAATTTACAAAAGGTACCTGTCCGGCGTTAGGTAAACGCTGCCGCCGGTGCAAAAAGAAAAACCATTTTGAAAAGATGTGCAAGGTATCAGGTAATAAACCGAAAGTACGAAAATCCAGACGCGTTAAAGAGGTGAAAGACGGCAACTCAGATTCAGAATCGACCATGACAGGTAGCGAGTCGTCAAACGAGGAAACAGACGATGAATATGAAATAAGAAAAATTTACGACAACTCGAATACAGGTGGAAGTGTCTTGGCCGAGCTGAGCTTAAAGTTCAATAAAAAATGGAGATCGGTCCTTTGTGAAGTTGATACGGGCGCCAACACTAGTTTGGTTGGACACTCTTGCCTAGTTGAATTGTACGGCACGCGCAATATTCCCGTTCTCCCTTCAAAGTTCCGTCTACAGAGCTTTGGAGGCAACTCTATCAAGGTATTGGGCCAGATCAAAGTTCCATGTCGTCGGTTGGGAAAGAAATTCATCCTCGTTTTGCAAGTTGTGGACGTCGAGCACCGTCCTTTACTCTCGGCGAATGCATCAAGAGAACTCGGTCTTGTCAAGTTCTGTAATACAGTTGCTTTTGGTGAACCAAGCTCAAGTTGTCACTCAGACGACCAGCAGAAAAAATTACTCAACATTCACCGAGTAAAGGCACAGCAGATTATCAACGAGCATCAACAATTGTTCAAGGGCTACGGAAAACTTCCAGGGTGTGTTTCACTTGAGATAGACAACAGCGTCATCCCATCGATACAACCTCCTCGTCGTGTACCAATCGCGATGCGAAATAAGCTTAAAGCCGAAGTGGAAAGCCTTGAGAAGGACGGAATCATCGTCAAGGAAACATCACATACAGATTGGGTGAGTAATGTAGTGATTGTCCAGCGCGGGGACCCAAGTTCTGGTGTTCGAATTTGTCTAGATCCGGTAGTCCTTAATAAAGCGTTGAAAAGGCCAAATTTACAGTTTGTGACCTTGGACGAAATATTACCGGAATTGGGAAAGGCCAAAATTTTCTCGACGGTAGATGCCAAAAAAGGCTTTTGGCAAGTAGTACTCGATGAGCCAAGTAGCAAATTGACTACCTTTTGGACTCCATTTGGTCGCTATCGATGGACCCGTTTACCGTTTGGAATAGCACCGGCACCTGAAATATTCCAACTTAAGTTGCAAGAAGTAATTCATGGCCTAAAGGGAGTGGAATGTATTGCTGATGACCTCCTTGTGTACGGTGtaggggaaacatttgaagaagCTCTTATAAACCACAATGAAAATTTGGATAAATTGCTTCAACGGCTAGAACAAAATAACGTCAAATTAAATAAGGCCAAGTTAAAATTATGCCAACGATCTGTGAAGTTCTACGGTCATATTCTTACCGATCGTGGTCTGCAGCCAGACGAGTCAAAAGTGTTAGCGATCAAAAATTTTCCAAGGCCAATGAATCGCAAGGAAGTCCACAGATTTGTCGGTTTGGTTACTTACCTTGGACGTTTCATCAGAAACCTTAGCGAAAATTTAGCAAATCTTCGTCGATTAATCCCAGAGTCCGAACCATGGAAATGGAATTCAACGGAAGAAAAAGATTTTAATAAAGTGAAATCACTGGTTGCCGATATGAAAACATTACGTTATTACGATGTGCATGAGCCGCTGATAATAGAATGTGATGCTAGCAGTATTGGTCTCGGGGCCGCTGTGTTTCAGAAGGACGGAGTTATTGGCTATGCGTCGAGAACACTCACTGCTACCGAGAAAAATTACGCACAGATCGAAAAAGAGCTCCTCGCTATACTATTTGCCTGTGTCAGATTCGATCAGCTGGTAGTTGGCAATCCCAAAACAACAATCCGCACTGATCACAAACCACTTTTGACGGTGTTCAAAAAACCGTTGTTGTCAGCGCCACGCCGATTGCAGCATATGTTGCTCAATCTGCAGCGCTACAATCTTTCAATCGAGTATGTTACGGGCAAAGAAAACGTTATCGCAGATGCACTCTCACGAGCCCCTTTACCAAATCAGCATAGCGACAAATATGAAAAGCAGAGCATCCTAAAAGTGTTTAAAAAATTCAAGACGTCTCTCTTAGTAATTTCCTAAAAGTATCTAGCGCAAGGATTGACGAAATTATCCGTGAAACGGCAAAAGACCAGTCACTGCAACTTGTTATTGATTATATTCAAAACGGCTGGCCGCAAACCATCGACCGAGTACCGGACAGCGTGAAAATATACTTTAGTTTCAGAGACGAACTATCTTTTCAAGACGGGTTGATCTATAGACGTGACTGTATTGTAGTTCCTTACGCGATGCGAACGAAATTAATTTCTAGCTGCCATGCCAGTCATAACGGCATAGAAGCCACACTTAAATTGGCTCGTGCGAATCTTTTCTGGCCTGGAATGTCGTCTCAAATTAAAGACCTAGTTAAAGCGTGCAATGTCTGTGCAAAATTTGCAGTGTCTCACCGAAATCCTGTCATGAAAACTCACGACATACCGATTCACCCATTTCAGTTAATTTCAATGGATGTTTTCTTCTGCGAACTTCAAGGTGTCAAACGTAAATTTTTGGTTACAGTGGACCATTATTCAGATTTCTTTGAAATCAATCAACTCAAAGATCTGAGTCCAGAATCTGTTATCGATGCGTGCAAACAAAATTTCTCACGTTTCGGTGTCCCACAACGTGTCGTAACGGATAATGGAACGAACTTTAATAATCAGAAAATGGCAAAATTTGCTTCTGactgggattttcaaataagcaCTTCTGCACCACACCATCAACAAGCAAACGGTAAAGCAGAGTCAGCAGTTAAGATAGCAAAGCAGCTGATGAAAAAATCAGATGAATGTGGCATTGATTTTTGGTATGCTTTACTCCATTGGAGGAACATTCCGAACAAAATTGGATCTAGTCCAGCTGCCCGCTTACTATCGCGTACCATCCGTTGTGGTGTACCAACAGCAGCAGCCAAACTTCTCCCAAAGATCGAGAAAGATGTATCTTTTAAAATTGAAACGAACCGCAAACGATCCAAAATGCAGTACGATCGTAAATCACAATATTTACCTGAGCTTCAAATCGGAACACCCGTTTACGTGCAACTACATCCTGAAACAACTAAACTCTGGAGCAAAGGAACAATTTCGGAACGACTAAATGAGCGTTCTTATCTGGTGGACGTAGGAGGAACCGAATATCGTCGATCTTTAGTACACTTGAAGCCGCGCAAGGAACCTATTGCGCTGCCAGACCGCTATTCGTCGTCCTGTGGAAGAAATCCTGAATATCCTTATCTGCTTTCAGCTGTAAACCGTCCAACTCCAGCCATTGTAAACAAACACTCGGATACCGAGCGAGAGCTGTCACCTACAGCAGAAGCAGATCAGTTCCCGTTGCTTCCGTCGCAGGCGCCTACTGCGATGACAGAATCGCAAATAAATCCTGCAGCAGTGTCaccagaatcgtcgaaaacaaaatcaaaGAGGGTTCGGCCCGTTACACCGTTACATTTAAACCGTCCCAAAAGAGAAATGCATATTCCTGTAAAATTTAAAGATTACACAatgtattgatttttttaaaagaacagAGAGGATGTTGTAGTACGCAGTATACACCTGCCCCTCTTTTGCTTTAGCTTTCACACCTTTAATATAATTATTCTGTACAGGATAGCCAACGCTAACAGGAAGTGCTAGACACGCGATCATTCGCGTTCATACGTTCAGGTAGTTAAGACCTATTTTGAATAAAGAATTTGTTAACCCGAACAACACGTGTAATTACATAAAATTATAAcagtttctattgacattctttcgggtaaacttcaccgacaaggattttctccaattttgaacaatcttttgcacaatttgttgtccgaaaagcacatgcattttacgcacggcgatttggcaacttttcgaattagctacatgggctacagggctcatgtttaagcccccttctttacaaattttatgtaaatgacatcgacgaatgtctggcaaattcatgcacgataagacaacttgcagacgacagtgtaatctctgttacaggagccaaagctgccgatttgcaaagaccattgcaagataccttggacaatttgtctgcttgggctttacagctaggtatcgaattctctccggagaagactgagatagtagttttttctaggaagcattaacctgctcagcttcaaacacaattaatgggtaaaacgatttctcaggttttggtacacaaatatcttggtatttgGTTcaactctaaaggcacctggggttgtcacgtgaggtatctgatgaaaaatgtcaacaaagagtgaattttcttcgtacaataaccggacaatggtggggagcccatccaggagaccctataaggctttaccaaacaacgatattgtctgttattgagtacgggtgtttctgcttccgctccgcagcaaacacacatttgatcaaactggagcgaatacaatatcgttgtttgcgtatcgccttgggttgcatgcaatcgacccatacgatgagtttggaggtcttagctggagtactaccattgaaaaaccgcttttggagcctgtcttctcgtattcttatcaaatgtgaggttttgaaccgtcctgtgattgaaaattttgaaaggttaatcgaacttaattctcaaacccgttttatgacattgtatttcaatcacatgtcccaaaatattaacccttcttcgaatattccaaatcgtgtcaacttatcaaatacttctgattctactgtgtttttcgatacatccatgatagaagaaactcgtggaatcccggatcatttacgcgtgcagcagatccccaaaattttttcttataaatatcgaaatatcaactgcgacaatatgttcttcactgacggatcacttctcgatgggtccactggcttcggtatcttcaataacaatttaaccgtctcccataagctcgataatcctgcttctgtttacgccgcagaattagctgcaattcagtacaccctagggattatcgaaaaaatgcccacggaccattatttcatctttacggacagtctcagttccattgaggctctccgatcgatgtaagatgttaagcactctccgtatttcctggggaaaatacgggaacatctgagtgctttatccgaaaaatcgtatcagattaccttagcgtgggtcccttctcactgctcgataccgggtaatgagaaagcggactctttggctaaggtgggcgcaacaaacggtgaaatttatgaaagaccaattgcttttaatgagtttttcgcacttgtacgtcagaatacgatcatcagttggcaaaattcttggactagaggggaactgggaaggtggttacattccattatccccaaggtatcgacgagcccgtggttcaaggggttggatgtaggtcgagatttcatttgcgtgatgtcgcggcttatgtccaatcactatagatttgatacgcatctccgtcgtattgggctcggggaaagtggtatctgtgcctgtggtgaaggttatcacgacatagagcacgttgtttggtcatgccctatacaccgtgacgccaggtctaaattaataacttccctccgggccgagggtagagaaccagctgttcctgttcgtgatgtcttggcgagtcgtgacctaccctacatgtcccttatatacattttcctgaaatccatccacgccccagtctagtcccattcctttccatccacattcaacaaaacggcaagaacacgtcatagacGTCGATTTTGGaagtcaccagatataattgacgccgttaaacattaaattgtatttgtgccgtgtcaaataaacgataggtgaagaaaaaaaaaaagaaacctctGTCGGCTAAGACGGACTGCTTCACTATTTCTTTATCAGAAATTCGGCCTCCAAAAGCTCGCGAGAGAAAGACAATGCTTCTAGATGGACTAATGCCTATCAAAACTTTTATCGTTACACGTTTCTTGTAAAACGAAAACAATCCTGCGTTGGCCGCGATTTCCTTTTTACTTGGGCTCTCAACATTCATCTCGAAGCAATCGATTATAACCGTTACGTGATTACCATACTTTTTTCGAAACACCAAAGGCATATGTTTCTTTATCACTTCTCTCGGTGGAAAGCGAACGGATGTCTTCATCAATGGGTGAATGGCATCAAATATGTTATAATACTAATATAGatcacttacgtgaaatcatGAAGAcacattgaaaatgacagaagcgctagtcaccttttcgaccgctaggagcgccacttctgattttgttctacagcagtggttctcaacctggggtacgcgtacccctagggatacgcgagagccttcagggggtacgcaaaagaaaaatcagtaatggcggacaaagcaatttttcttcataatacttaattttttgttcaaacttgctcttaaaacatgactgtaacgaataaacaaaccatagttcaatttgaaacctgaaccaGACTACCACATAATGATCTTCCACTACTCCCTCCCACTCTgcaagaacattccaagccagggggcaCAATTGATTtagaaaatatcgccaaggggtacgcggacaaaaaaaaggttgagaaccgctgttctaCAGGACAttcgaaaacaaaaaataacttttgacaataacatTACTTAGAAACAAATGTTGCAGTAACATTAAACAACAAACTGTTTTCATAATTACTATGATCAAAAATTATCAATATAAAACACTCTTTGGTTACAAATACAGCGAAAGTAATTGAAATTACTGTGCCCAAGGCGATGCACTATGGGAAGTTTTCATACAAGCAGGcggacaaaaatattttcatcattttttctacACTTCGGATATTTTCTCTACTTGTTATGCACAAAACAAGTTGCTTAGGATCATTTGTGACTATATTACGGTAAAATTTTGATAGAGGGGAGTGTTTTTTGGTATGAAAAGAGGAAATAAAACATGGATTCGTTCGGAATCCAGCACCTCTCCCTTTCAGTGGCTGCCCCACCATTTCCAATAGGCTTTTGACAACCTCTAATGTGTAAGGAACATGTGTGTCAAGTTTGGTGAATACCGATCAAGGCGTCCTAGAGTTaaatataagcaaaaaaaaCGCTTTTTCTAATGTCCTTCAATTTTGCTCCAAAAAGCAGAGATTGATCACTTGCCAAAAAAGTTATATCGTTTGGTCGCAGGTAATCGCAACTAAACTCTTTTGAAATTGTTAGTAGACACCTGTAACTTGAATAAAAACAGGGACCTAGCCTTGGAACTCCTGGGAAAAAAAAGATATCGACCGACAAAGttcaaaatgatgatttttctCGCAGCTAAACTTTTCTGAGATTGTTAGTAGACAGCTGAAACTTGAATAAAAACAGGGACCTAAGACCTCCAAATCTCGGGACTAATAAAATGTTAACCAACAAAgttgagattgattttttttttcattttttttttgttattgcttATCTCTTTTTCCACTCATTCTCCTGAAACCCAAATCACTTACGTTTATGAGAATATGATACACTCAATAACAATTATGTTAacatgatcaaattttttttttctgattttgaatatttcctatgaaaaccaaaaattttcaTGTCGGTTTTAAACGCTTGGTAGCAGGTGGTCGCAGCTAGACTCTTTTGAATTTGTTAGAAGACacctgaaaattgaaaaaaggacCCAGCACGGGGGCTCTTATGACTtatgagtaaaaaaaaacagtaatccAGCCTTTACAGTCATAATGGATTTGGGAGCTGCGGTTGTCTTATGCGGTTGTCTTTTGCAGATCTACCACCGCCGACCGATTCTAATTTTTtaccagaggggattcactgctgtcaaatttcatatatgtgcgcgttatcgcagatcaactctggtccatgacgttcgttggtccatgatgtttgtaactatgaacaataatgggggaaaaaatcactacacaacaaattcatgaaagttttccgcggtttcttgagttttgatgaaaaacattccaattctataatatttcacatcgatcacaacaaaaaccaaaacaaacgccatgttgccgaatatgttggttaggttggttacacgatgtttgacagatagatcctaAAGGCCTAGAGTTATAGTTTggccacagagaacagacgttcatcttattttcaaaagatgtgtaaaaacttgcaaccgtcatttaacagtaagtagtaatgctcccgctatgtggcgctcgtGTCGCTTATAAACCAAGcacagatatcgataaaatatcgatacagcgatatttatgcagtgcaactggggcaccataagacagatgtcgttagtgtattaatgtatttggattcaaatttttacacacgattttcaaatttctttatatgaacatgaatgtctgttctctgtggtttggccgactgtcactaaaagctccaatcgaactgtcaaaaggaaccattcaaatattacataacgcggaatttggcaattttcaatacccacccacccccacgtaacgcaatttcGCATGTTTGACACACGCAAAGTAACTCTTCGctgaaaagaacaaaattgatcgaaaattccgtgtaaattttgaaagagaattgcgttataaatcacttgtatactagcgccgcctggtgaccttatcgctacaatacttttttttttcgctggtgtatgaggctggcgtcactggtagcgctatctggttgcgaattgctactacaaaaatctttacacaagtttggaactcagcttggacgtctgtctgcgctcTAGGGCTTTAACAGATCCCCCCTGTTTTTTACCGCCCaggaaataacaaaaaataatttaaacccGCAGCTCTGTtcaaaaatgacataaaaaacTGACACTTTCTTCTTCTTCCAGTACAGTGGGTAGCGGAAAATTAG encodes:
- the LOC129719698 gene encoding uncharacterized protein K02A2.6-like codes for the protein MKTHDIPIHPFQLISMDVFFCELQGVKRKFLVTVDHYSDFFEINQLKDLSPESVIDACKQNFSRFGVPQRVVTDNGTNFNNQKMAKFASDWDFQISTSAPHHQQANGKAESAVKIAKQLMKKSDECGIDFWYALLHWRNIPNKIGSSPAARLLSRTIRCGVPTAAAKLLPKIEKDVSFKIETNRKRSKMQYDRKSQYLPELQIGTPVYVQLHPETTKLWSKGTISERLNERSYLVDVGGTEYRRSLVHLKPRKEPIALPDRYSSSCGRNPEYPYLLSAVNRPTPAIVNKHSDTERELSPTAEADQFPLLPSQAPTAMTESQINPAAVSPESSKTKSKRVRPVTPLHLNRPKREMHIPVKFKDYTMY
- the LOC129719696 gene encoding uncharacterized protein K02A2.6-like translates to MDPNQFKMFLEHQSNIFTQLMQSMAALNQQQRPQPQQQVKSTTVPVPQPSPLSLEGDMTANFDFFERNWRNYVSAMEMDKWPPADNPRKVSVLLSVIGEEARKRFFNFELTPAQQIDPEAALVAIKAKVVTKRNIIVDRLDFFSAVHSPNETVDDFTTRLKTLAKVAKLGELETEFIAFKVVTANKWPHLRTKMLPMADITLDKAVDLCRAEEIASQRSYELGASSLQTEVNKVLKSNKRAARCKFCGDYHEFTKGTCPALGKRCRRCKKKNHFEKMCKVSGNKPKVRKSRRVKEVKDGNSDSESTMTGSESSNEETDDEYEIRKIYDNSNTGGSVLAELSLKFNKKWRSVLCEVDTGANTSLVGHSCLVELYGTRNIPVLPSKFRLQSFGGNSIKVLGQIKVPCRRLGKKFILVLQVVDVEHRPLLSANASRELGLVKFCNTVAFGEPSSSCHSDDQQKKLLNIHRVKAQQIINEHQQLFKGYGKLPGCVSLEIDNSVIPSIQPPRRVPIAMRNKLKAEVESLEKDGIIVKETSHTDWVSNVVIVQRGDPSSGVRICLDPVVLNKALKRPNLQFVTLDEILPELGKAKIFSTVDAKKGFWQVVLDEPSSKLTTFWTPFGRYRWTRLPFGIAPAPEIFQLKLQEVIHGLKGVECIADDLLVYGVGETFEEALINHNENLDKLLQRLEQNNVKLNKAKLKLCQRSVKFYGHILTDRGLQPDESKVLAIKNFPRPMNRKEVHRFVGLVTYLGRFIRNLSENLANLRRLIPESEPWKWNSTEEKDFNKVKSLVADMKTLRYYDVHEPLIIECDASSIGLGAAVFQKDGVIGYASRTLTATEKNYAQIEKELLAILFACVRFDQLVVGNPKTTIRTDHKPLLTVFKKPLLSAPRRLQHMLLNLQRYNLSIEYVTGKENVIADALSRAPLPNQHSDKYEKQSILKVFKKFKTSLLVIS